A genomic region of Elephas maximus indicus isolate mEleMax1 chromosome 10, mEleMax1 primary haplotype, whole genome shotgun sequence contains the following coding sequences:
- the TMCO5A gene encoding transmembrane and coiled-coil domain-containing protein 5A — MEILRLEQSKRNINSLNMDLERDMQKIDDANQDLFLKIQEKEEEIQRLESELTQTGDLAEDEEWEKEHCATIERERALQELEEETARLERKNETLVQSITELKRKLTRRIHKTTRCEQGNLDETPEEPKVRLQQLEASCADQEMELAKVMEDYAFVIQLCEDQALCIKKYQETLRKIEEELETRFLEREVSKVLSMNTARKKYNSQSNEASIPLHLQLLLVSLPFKGRVSRCLFFTILFFVRLLGYMFFHISYINPDLLINILPRILNRGILWKLRSFLFPSLTLETEDMLPH, encoded by the exons ATGGAAATCTTAAGATTGGAACAATCAAAGAGAAATATTAACAGTTTGAACATGGATCTTGAAAGGGATATGCAGAAAATAGATGACGCAAATCAGGATCTTTTTCTCAAAAtccaagagaaagaagaggagattCAGAG GTTGGAAAGTGAGCTCACCCAGACAGGAGACCTGGCAGAGGATGAGGAGTGGGAGAAGGAGCACTGTGCCACCATTGAAAGGGAAAGAGCCTTGCAGGAGCTAGAAGAAGAAACAGCCAGACTT gaaaggaagaatgaaacactggtccAGAGTATAACAGAACTTAAAAGAAAG CTTACAAGaagaatacataaaacaaccaGGTGTGAGCAAGGCAACCTAGACGAAACCCCAGAAGAGCCAAAG GTTAGGTTACAACAGTTGGAAGCATCATGTGCAGACCAAGAGATGGAGCTGGCCAAG GTAATGGAGGACTATGCATTTGTGATTCAGCTCTGTGAGGATCAGGCCCTCTGCATAAAG AAGTACCAAGAAACTTTGAGGAAAATAGAAGAAGAACTAGAGACCCGGTTCCTTGAGAGAGAAGT ATCAAAAGTCTTGAGCATGAACACTGCAAGAAAAAAGTATAACAGTCAAAGTAATGAGGCAAGTATTCCACTTCATCTTCAGCTTCTCTTAGTGTCACTGCCTTTCAAGGGGAG GGTTTCTCGATGTCTCTTTTTTACCATCCTATTTTTCGTCAGACTTCTGGGCTACATGTTTTTCCACATAAGTTATATAAATCCAGATCTCCTTATCAACATACTACCCAGGATATTGAACAGGGGCATCTTGTggaagctaagaagcttcctctTTCCATCTCTCACGCTGGAAACAGAGGACATGTTACCTCACTGA